One region of Gemmatimonadaceae bacterium genomic DNA includes:
- the xseB gene encoding exodeoxyribonuclease VII small subunit, whose amino-acid sequence MATFEQALERLEAIVEEMNGEEIPLERALALFEEGIVHLRTASDELRRAESAVQVLVEQADGILEARELGA is encoded by the coding sequence ATGGCGACCTTTGAACAGGCCCTCGAGCGCCTCGAGGCGATCGTCGAGGAGATGAACGGGGAGGAGATCCCGCTCGAGCGGGCGCTTGCCCTCTTCGAGGAAGGGATCGTGCACCTGCGCACGGCGAGCGACGAACTCAGGCGCGCCGAGTCGGCGGTGCAGGTGCTGGTGGAGCAGGCGGACGGCATCTTGGAAGCAAGGGAACTCGGTGCCTGA
- a CDS encoding cell division protein ZapA, which produces MSDKKHLVKVVIVGEEYSIRSDASPEHTRAVAQYVDQSIKRVLNTSMVVENHKAAILAALQITDELFRARASAKSVDEAMDSLALEIRRWLPPAKRGESGDHPAV; this is translated from the coding sequence ATGAGCGACAAGAAGCATCTCGTGAAGGTCGTGATCGTCGGAGAGGAGTATTCCATCCGGTCCGATGCCTCGCCGGAGCACACGCGGGCGGTGGCGCAGTACGTGGACCAGTCCATCAAGCGCGTGCTCAACACGTCGATGGTGGTGGAGAATCACAAGGCGGCGATCCTGGCCGCGTTGCAGATCACCGACGAACTCTTTCGCGCCCGGGCGTCGGCAAAGTCGGTGGACGAGGCGATGGACTCACTCGCGCTCGAGATTCGGCGCTGGCTCCCCCCTGCAAAGCGCGGAGAATCGGGCGACCATCCGGCCGTCTGA
- the folD gene encoding bifunctional methylenetetrahydrofolate dehydrogenase/methenyltetrahydrofolate cyclohydrolase FolD: MGQRIDGTAVAQAVRDDVAREVAALKALGVTPGLTVVIVGEDPASQTYVAAKEKASREAGMKGETIRLPADTPQAELEALIDRLNADEQVHGILVQSPLPRHMDANTVVRRILPEKDVDGFHPVNVGKLLIGEKDGFAPCTPAGVQELLVRYGVETRGKEVVVVGRSNIVGKPMAALLVQQGAGADCTVTVCHSRTRDLAFHTRRADIVIAALGRPEMITGEMIRPGAVVIDVGISRIEDATRKRGYRLAGDVHFESASKVASLITPVPGGVGPMTIAMLLKNTARAARQWHAHSATATAPQA, translated from the coding sequence ATGGGGCAACGGATCGACGGCACGGCAGTGGCGCAGGCCGTGCGCGATGACGTGGCCCGTGAAGTGGCGGCGCTCAAGGCGTTAGGCGTGACGCCTGGGCTCACCGTGGTGATCGTCGGCGAGGACCCGGCGAGCCAGACGTACGTGGCGGCCAAGGAGAAGGCGAGCCGCGAAGCCGGCATGAAGGGGGAGACGATCCGGCTCCCGGCCGACACGCCGCAGGCGGAACTGGAGGCGCTGATCGACCGGCTCAACGCCGACGAGCAGGTGCACGGAATCCTGGTCCAGAGCCCGCTCCCCAGGCACATGGACGCCAACACGGTGGTGCGTCGCATCCTGCCCGAGAAGGACGTGGACGGCTTCCACCCGGTGAACGTCGGCAAGCTCCTGATCGGGGAGAAGGACGGCTTCGCGCCGTGTACGCCGGCGGGGGTGCAGGAACTCCTGGTGCGCTACGGCGTGGAGACCAGGGGGAAGGAGGTCGTGGTGGTGGGGCGCAGCAACATCGTGGGGAAGCCGATGGCGGCACTCCTCGTGCAGCAGGGGGCGGGGGCCGACTGCACGGTGACGGTGTGCCACTCGCGTACGCGCGACCTGGCCTTCCACACGCGCCGCGCCGATATCGTCATTGCCGCGTTAGGCAGGCCGGAGATGATTACCGGGGAGATGATCCGTCCCGGCGCCGTGGTCATCGACGTCGGGATCTCGCGCATCGAGGATGCGACGCGCAAACGCGGGTACCGCCTGGCGGGCGACGTGCATTTCGAGAGCGCCTCGAAGGTGGCGTCGCTCATCACGCCGGTCCCCGGTGGTGTGGGTCCGATGACGATCGCCATGCTGCTCAAGAACACGGCCCGCGCGGCACGCCAGTGGCACGCGCACTCGGCCACGGCGACGGCGCCGCAAGCGTGA
- the pheS gene encoding phenylalanine--tRNA ligase subunit alpha: protein MTLDEFLLKVEALRADALRDAAHAADAAAWTETRNALLGRKSGRLTEVMALLPTLPAEERRGAGAAINALKQEVEAALEARKGELESAAPRGTQLDLTMPARTTWRGAVHPVSLVIDEICDIFRELGFTVALGPEAESPWYNFTALNFPDNHPAMDMHDTLYLADGGVLRTHTSPVQVRTLQSYAPPVRVLAPGNVYRRDFFDATHAPAFAQLEGLAIDEGITFADLKATLAHFARAFYGKRTPTRLVPSYFPFTEPSGQMEVFFDVGDGRGARWIEIMGCGLVHPAVLESAGLDSEKYSGWAFGMGPARIAMSRFSLTDIRLLYDSDVRFLEQFA, encoded by the coding sequence GTGACGCTTGACGAGTTCCTCCTGAAGGTCGAGGCCCTGCGCGCCGACGCCCTGCGCGATGCCGCGCACGCGGCGGATGCCGCGGCCTGGACCGAGACCCGCAACGCACTGCTCGGGCGCAAGTCCGGGCGCCTGACCGAGGTGATGGCGCTCCTCCCCACGCTCCCCGCGGAGGAACGGCGGGGGGCCGGCGCCGCCATCAACGCCCTCAAGCAGGAGGTCGAGGCGGCGCTCGAGGCACGCAAGGGCGAGTTGGAGTCGGCGGCCCCGCGCGGGACGCAACTCGACCTCACCATGCCCGCGCGCACCACATGGCGCGGCGCGGTGCACCCGGTCTCGCTCGTCATCGACGAGATCTGCGACATCTTTCGCGAGTTGGGCTTCACCGTCGCGTTAGGCCCCGAAGCAGAGTCGCCGTGGTACAACTTCACGGCGCTCAACTTCCCCGACAACCACCCGGCAATGGACATGCACGACACCTTGTACCTGGCGGATGGCGGCGTGCTGCGCACGCATACGTCGCCGGTGCAGGTGCGCACGCTGCAGTCGTATGCGCCGCCGGTGCGCGTCCTCGCGCCGGGCAACGTCTATCGCCGCGACTTCTTCGACGCCACGCACGCCCCCGCCTTTGCGCAGTTGGAGGGGCTCGCCATCGACGAGGGGATCACCTTCGCCGACCTCAAGGCGACGCTGGCGCACTTTGCCCGCGCCTTCTACGGCAAGCGCACGCCCACGCGCCTCGTCCCGTCGTACTTCCCCTTCACCGAGCCGTCGGGGCAGATGGAAGTCTTCTTCGATGTGGGCGATGGGCGCGGCGCGCGCTGGATCGAGATCATGGGGTGCGGGCTCGTGCACCCGGCGGTGCTCGAGTCGGCGGGGCTCGACAGCGAGAAGTACTCCGGTTGGGCCTTCGGGATGGGACCGGCGCGCATCGCCATGTCGCGCTTCTCCCTCACCGACATCCGCCTGCTCTACGATTCCGACGTCCGCTTCCTCGAACAGTTCGCCTGA
- a CDS encoding polyprenyl synthetase family protein: protein MMRAIAAQRASIDAALARLCDETVQCFTPRVAEAVRYALLGEGKRLRGFLVLHGYQACGGTRDVNALAAAVEVVHAYSLVHDDLPCMDNADMRRARATVHRAFDVPVATATGLAMVPLAAWGAYRAATALGLAPASAGAIVRELMQAAGAAGMIGGQLLDLEAEGQLLGVAELERIHRGKTGALIEASVRVGAMAAGADAARVAALGRYGSAIGLAFQIADDVLDVTSTTNELGKVAGRDVALQKSTFPALLGIDGARDRAEALIAEAVASLRGASIVSPALEALARYAVERRS, encoded by the coding sequence GTGATGCGGGCCATCGCGGCCCAGCGCGCGTCGATCGATGCGGCGCTCGCGCGCCTGTGCGACGAGACGGTGCAGTGCTTCACGCCGCGCGTGGCCGAGGCGGTTCGCTACGCGCTGTTAGGGGAAGGGAAGCGGCTGCGCGGCTTCCTGGTGCTGCACGGCTACCAGGCCTGCGGCGGGACGCGCGACGTGAACGCGCTGGCGGCGGCCGTGGAGGTGGTGCACGCCTACTCGCTCGTGCACGACGACCTCCCGTGCATGGACAACGCCGACATGCGCCGCGCTCGCGCGACCGTGCACCGGGCCTTCGATGTCCCCGTCGCCACCGCCACCGGGCTGGCGATGGTCCCGCTCGCGGCGTGGGGCGCGTATCGCGCGGCCACCGCGCTCGGCCTTGCGCCGGCCAGTGCGGGTGCGATCGTGCGCGAGCTGATGCAGGCGGCGGGCGCGGCGGGGATGATCGGCGGTCAGCTCCTGGACCTCGAGGCCGAGGGGCAACTGCTCGGTGTGGCGGAGTTGGAGAGAATCCACCGCGGCAAGACCGGAGCGCTCATCGAGGCATCGGTGCGCGTGGGCGCGATGGCGGCCGGTGCCGATGCCGCGCGCGTCGCGGCGCTGGGGCGCTATGGATCGGCGATCGGGCTGGCCTTCCAGATTGCCGACGACGTGCTCGACGTGACGTCGACCACGAACGAGTTGGGGAAGGTGGCGGGGCGTGACGTGGCACTGCAGAAGAGCACCTTTCCCGCGCTCCTGGGGATCGACGGGGCGCGCGACCGGGCGGAGGCGCTCATTGCCGAGGCGGTGGCGTCGCTGCGCGGAGCGTCGATCGTCTCGCCCGCGCTCGAAGCGCTGGCGCGCTACGCCGTTGAGCGTCGGTCGTAG
- a CDS encoding 1-deoxy-D-xylulose-5-phosphate synthase, with translation MTILDRVNSPADLRRLTRDELRALAAEMRSRLIDVCSRTGGHIGAGLGVVELSIALHYVFATPRDQLVWDVGHQGYPHKLLTGRNARMETLRQEGGLSGFLKRSESEYDTFGAGHAATSISAALGMAAGRDLQGDDYKVVAIIGDGSLTSGLAYEALNNAGHSERDFVVVLNDNEMSIAPNVGAMSKYLNQVQRNPLYNRVRDRIGEFVTSHDALNTLVRKWEESVKSFLTPGVLFEELGFRYFGPIDGHDLDALIDTLQVVRERGGPRLVHVVTQKGKGFPAGEHVEKWHALPPGHDPATGKQLKASTANPAYTAVFGKGLSEMMDERPEVVAITAAMPSGTGTAVIAKAHPARFFDVGIAEGHAVTFAAGMATRGVRPVVAIYSTFLQRGYDNVIHDCALQSLPVVFAMDRAGLVGEDGETHMGLYDIAYMLAVPNMTVAAPKDGTEMLALLRAGIEQTRSPFCLRFPRDASPDIVPHAREIPAAPIGTWEVLARGTDGVAILAVGTMVQAALAAAASLQREGIHVTVVNCRYLKPHDEVTLAALLASHKTLLVVEEGTVVNGFGACMARLVEQQEPLVRVIAHGVPDRIVVAASRARQLALCALDADGIAARVRALHESEALAG, from the coding sequence ATGACGATCCTGGACCGAGTGAACTCGCCGGCCGACCTCCGGCGCCTGACGCGCGACGAATTGCGCGCCTTGGCGGCGGAGATGCGCTCGCGCCTGATCGACGTCTGCTCGCGCACCGGGGGGCACATCGGGGCGGGGCTGGGGGTGGTGGAGCTGTCGATCGCGCTGCACTACGTGTTCGCGACGCCGCGCGACCAGCTGGTCTGGGACGTGGGGCACCAGGGCTATCCGCACAAGCTCCTCACCGGTCGCAACGCGCGCATGGAGACGCTGCGCCAGGAGGGGGGGCTGTCGGGCTTCCTCAAGCGCAGCGAGAGCGAGTACGACACGTTCGGGGCGGGGCACGCCGCCACGTCGATCTCCGCGGCGTTAGGCATGGCGGCGGGGCGCGACCTGCAGGGCGACGACTACAAGGTGGTCGCGATCATCGGCGACGGCTCGCTCACCAGCGGGCTGGCCTACGAGGCGCTCAACAACGCGGGGCACAGCGAGCGCGATTTCGTGGTCGTGCTCAACGACAACGAGATGTCGATCGCCCCCAACGTCGGCGCGATGTCGAAGTACCTCAACCAGGTGCAACGCAACCCGCTGTACAACCGGGTGCGCGACCGCATCGGCGAGTTTGTCACGTCGCACGACGCCCTCAACACCCTCGTCCGCAAGTGGGAGGAGAGCGTGAAGTCGTTCCTCACCCCCGGCGTCCTGTTCGAGGAGCTGGGCTTTCGCTACTTCGGCCCCATCGACGGACACGACCTGGACGCCCTCATCGACACGCTCCAGGTGGTGCGGGAACGCGGCGGGCCTCGCCTGGTGCACGTCGTCACCCAGAAGGGGAAGGGCTTCCCCGCCGGCGAGCATGTCGAGAAGTGGCACGCCCTCCCCCCCGGCCACGACCCGGCCACCGGCAAGCAGCTCAAGGCCTCCACCGCGAACCCGGCGTACACGGCGGTCTTCGGCAAGGGACTCAGCGAGATGATGGACGAACGCCCCGAGGTGGTCGCCATCACCGCCGCGATGCCAAGCGGGACGGGGACGGCGGTGATCGCCAAGGCACACCCGGCGCGCTTCTTCGACGTGGGGATTGCCGAAGGGCACGCGGTGACGTTCGCGGCCGGCATGGCGACGCGCGGCGTGCGCCCGGTGGTGGCGATCTACTCGACCTTCCTCCAGCGCGGCTACGACAACGTCATCCACGATTGCGCGCTGCAGTCGCTCCCCGTCGTCTTCGCCATGGACCGCGCCGGGCTGGTGGGCGAGGACGGCGAGACCCACATGGGACTGTACGACATCGCCTACATGCTCGCCGTCCCCAACATGACGGTTGCCGCACCCAAGGACGGGACCGAGATGCTCGCCCTCCTGCGCGCCGGCATCGAGCAGACGCGTAGCCCCTTCTGCCTGCGGTTCCCGCGTGACGCATCGCCCGACATCGTGCCGCACGCGCGCGAGATCCCGGCGGCGCCGATCGGGACGTGGGAGGTGCTCGCGCGCGGTACCGATGGCGTCGCCATCCTCGCGGTGGGGACGATGGTGCAGGCAGCGCTCGCCGCCGCCGCCTCGCTGCAGCGCGAGGGCATCCACGTGACGGTCGTGAACTGCCGCTACCTCAAGCCGCACGACGAGGTCACCCTCGCGGCCCTGCTCGCCAGCCACAAGACGCTTCTCGTGGTGGAGGAAGGGACGGTGGTGAACGGCTTCGGCGCCTGCATGGCGCGCCTGGTGGAGCAGCAGGAGCCGCTCGTGCGCGTGATTGCGCACGGGGTCCCCGACCGTATCGTCGTCGCGGCATCGCGCGCCCGGCAATTGGCGCTTTGTGCCCTGGACGCCGACGGCATCGCGGCGCGCGTGCGGGCGCTGCACGAGAGCGAAGCGCTCGCGGGGTGA
- a CDS encoding phenylalanine--tRNA ligase subunit beta: MLISHEWLRAFVPHALTAAELRALITAHVATVDGMERLRADLAMIVVARVVQAGRHPNSDHLWVTKVDDGSGELLDVVCGAPNVIEGAMYPFARVGTVMPTGNKGGILIERRKIRGELSCGMLCSARELGLGDDHEGILALDIDVPTGTPFLDAVPVGDVQYDIDVLANRPDLLSHWGMAREVAALQGLAVKDPVELFTVDATTGNAEFGDGVRGKVPSAGGTAVHDLYRTGSGGAQVQLDDTDGCPRYMGVVIRGVAVGPSPDWLVRRLAALGLRSISNVVDATNYMLHGYGQPMHAFDLARLAQQTVIVRRARAGEVLVTLDGVERTLDERMTVIADAERAIAVAGVMGGLESEVTERTTDLFLEVAYFTPRNVRVTRRALGLGTDASHRFERGIDPEIAPHALSIAAQLITLVAGGAVDGQAIDVGRAPSVRAAIAITPGRVRRLLGAEVAAADITALLSSVGFTVAPRGDAAETLDVTAPSWRHDVSRDVDLIEDIARLRGYDALSDEVMPFRPGNVPDHPLHVTGRRVRDALVGAGLFEVRPLPFVAGTDETHARVANPLADDEPHLRTSILETLARRAEYNLSRMQGNVRLFEVGSTFARRQGQLPVEKVRVGILIMGLRRAHHFSDAAREIIDAWDAKALGELVAEVAYPGMRIALEAGDGAPVLWRISAKGGDVGTIEVVTLDKPVWASEAFGIEITLGRLANAPIAPPGSHDFSAGVTARTPAKGHVTYKALPTTPPAEFDLALLVPTGVSAAQVEHLLRKSAGELLERLELFDEFRGAGVPEGYRSVAWRLTFRDATRTLRDKEVDGRRQKILRTLETELGVRPRTA, translated from the coding sequence ATGCTGATCTCGCACGAATGGTTGCGGGCCTTTGTCCCGCACGCGCTGACCGCCGCCGAGTTGCGCGCGCTCATCACGGCGCACGTCGCCACGGTCGATGGCATGGAGCGCCTGCGCGCCGACCTGGCGATGATCGTCGTGGCGCGTGTGGTCCAGGCCGGACGTCACCCCAACTCCGACCACCTCTGGGTCACCAAGGTCGATGACGGAAGCGGCGAGCTGCTCGACGTCGTCTGCGGCGCGCCTAACGTGATCGAGGGGGCGATGTATCCCTTCGCCCGCGTGGGCACCGTGATGCCCACCGGCAACAAGGGGGGGATCCTCATCGAGCGTCGCAAGATCCGCGGGGAGCTGTCCTGCGGGATGCTCTGCTCGGCGCGCGAGCTCGGACTCGGCGACGACCACGAGGGGATCCTCGCCCTCGATATCGACGTCCCCACCGGGACGCCGTTCCTCGACGCCGTGCCGGTCGGCGACGTGCAGTATGACATCGACGTCCTGGCCAATCGCCCCGACCTCCTCTCGCACTGGGGAATGGCGCGCGAGGTCGCGGCGCTGCAGGGGCTCGCGGTGAAGGACCCCGTCGAGCTGTTCACCGTTGATGCGACCACCGGCAACGCCGAGTTTGGCGACGGCGTGCGGGGGAAGGTCCCGTCGGCGGGGGGAACGGCGGTGCACGACCTGTACCGCACCGGAAGCGGCGGCGCGCAGGTGCAACTCGATGACACCGACGGCTGCCCGCGCTACATGGGGGTCGTGATTCGCGGCGTCGCGGTGGGGCCGAGCCCGGACTGGCTCGTGCGCCGCCTTGCCGCGCTCGGGCTGCGCTCGATCTCCAACGTGGTCGACGCGACCAACTACATGCTGCATGGCTATGGCCAGCCGATGCACGCCTTCGACCTGGCCAGGCTCGCGCAGCAGACGGTGATCGTGCGCCGCGCCCGCGCCGGCGAGGTCCTCGTCACGCTCGACGGCGTCGAGCGCACTCTGGATGAGCGGATGACGGTCATCGCCGACGCCGAGCGCGCCATCGCGGTGGCCGGTGTGATGGGCGGGCTGGAGAGCGAAGTTACCGAGCGCACGACCGACCTCTTCCTCGAGGTCGCGTACTTCACGCCGCGCAACGTGCGCGTCACGCGCCGTGCGCTGGGGCTGGGCACCGACGCGAGCCATCGCTTCGAACGCGGGATCGATCCCGAGATCGCGCCGCACGCGCTGTCGATCGCGGCGCAACTCATCACCCTCGTTGCCGGCGGCGCCGTGGACGGGCAGGCCATCGACGTGGGGCGTGCGCCGTCGGTGCGCGCGGCGATCGCCATCACGCCGGGGCGCGTGCGGCGCTTGTTAGGCGCCGAGGTGGCGGCCGCGGACATCACCGCGCTCCTGTCGTCGGTGGGTTTCACCGTGGCGCCGCGTGGCGACGCCGCGGAGACGCTGGACGTGACCGCCCCGTCGTGGCGGCACGACGTCTCGCGCGACGTGGACCTCATCGAGGACATCGCACGCCTGCGCGGATACGACGCGCTCTCCGACGAGGTGATGCCCTTCCGCCCGGGAAACGTCCCCGATCACCCGTTGCACGTGACGGGGCGCCGCGTGCGCGACGCGCTCGTGGGGGCCGGCCTGTTCGAGGTGCGCCCGCTCCCGTTCGTCGCCGGCACCGACGAGACGCATGCCCGTGTCGCCAACCCGCTCGCCGACGATGAACCGCACCTGCGTACGTCGATCCTCGAGACGCTGGCCCGGCGCGCCGAGTACAACCTGAGCCGCATGCAGGGGAACGTCCGCCTCTTCGAGGTGGGGTCGACCTTCGCGCGCCGCCAGGGGCAACTCCCCGTGGAGAAGGTCCGCGTCGGCATCCTCATCATGGGGCTTCGCCGAGCGCATCACTTCAGCGATGCCGCGCGCGAAATCATCGACGCGTGGGATGCCAAGGCTCTGGGAGAACTGGTCGCCGAGGTCGCATACCCCGGCATGCGGATCGCCCTCGAGGCGGGCGATGGCGCGCCGGTGCTGTGGCGCATCTCGGCCAAGGGGGGCGACGTCGGGACGATCGAGGTCGTTACGCTCGACAAGCCCGTCTGGGCCAGCGAGGCATTCGGCATCGAGATCACCCTCGGGCGCCTGGCCAACGCGCCCATCGCCCCGCCGGGGAGCCACGACTTCAGCGCCGGCGTCACCGCGCGCACCCCCGCCAAGGGGCACGTGACGTACAAGGCGCTCCCGACCACCCCTCCGGCCGAGTTCGACCTCGCCTTGCTCGTGCCCACGGGAGTGAGTGCGGCGCAGGTGGAGCACCTCCTGCGCAAGAGCGCGGGCGAACTCCTGGAGCGACTCGAACTCTTCGACGAGTTCCGCGGGGCGGGAGTTCCGGAGGGGTATCGCTCGGTGGCGTGGCGATTGACCTTCCGGGACGCCACGCGCACACTTCGCGACAAGGAAGTCGACGGCCGTCGGCAGAAGATCCTTCGCACCCTGGAGACCGAACTCGGTGTCCGACCCCGAACTGCCTGA
- the rny gene encoding ribonuclease Y, with the protein MNPTYLVAALGVLCVVASAAAFVFGRKAGQGAERETQRAAKATAEELTKRMVGDAEREAESVRKSAVLAGKEELIKLREAWEVEARHRREEVEREERRVDDREIQLEKKVDLLDQRERDLGRRASDLGRKEKSVAERETELERLVADERRRLETLAGMSASEAKTELIARLEREAEADAANRIREIRDSAKKNAEREAKKIVALAVQRIASEHTSEISVSSVALPNDEMKGRIIGREGRNIRAFELATGVDVVIDDTPDTVVVSCFDPIRREIARLSLEKLVTDGRIHPGRIEEVVAKSRKEVETQIVELGEQAAYETGTHGLHPEIIKLIGRMKWRTSYGQNILDHSKEVAHLAGIMASELGLDVAMAKRGALLHDIGKVLTHEHEGTHVQLGVEVATKYGEHPLVINAIAAHHDDVPHESEISVLVQAADAISGSRPGARREAFETYVKRLEGLEKIASSYKGVEKVYAIQAGRELRVLVTPDGVDDLRMAALADEIARRIEAELQYPGQIKVVIIRETRAVDVAR; encoded by the coding sequence ATGAATCCGACGTATCTCGTCGCTGCGCTTGGCGTGCTCTGTGTCGTCGCCTCCGCAGCGGCTTTCGTTTTCGGGCGAAAGGCCGGGCAGGGAGCCGAGCGCGAAACGCAGCGCGCTGCCAAGGCGACCGCAGAGGAACTGACGAAGCGGATGGTCGGCGACGCGGAGCGCGAAGCCGAGTCCGTGCGCAAGAGCGCCGTCCTCGCGGGAAAGGAAGAACTCATCAAGCTGCGCGAGGCGTGGGAAGTCGAGGCGCGTCACCGTCGCGAGGAAGTGGAACGCGAGGAACGCCGCGTCGACGATCGGGAGATCCAGCTCGAGAAGAAGGTGGACCTGCTCGACCAGCGCGAGCGCGACCTCGGGCGCCGCGCCAGCGACCTCGGGCGCAAGGAGAAGTCGGTCGCCGAACGTGAGACCGAACTCGAACGACTCGTTGCCGACGAGCGCCGCCGTCTCGAGACGCTGGCTGGAATGTCGGCGTCGGAGGCCAAGACGGAGCTGATCGCCCGCCTCGAGCGCGAAGCCGAGGCCGACGCGGCCAACCGGATTCGCGAAATCCGCGACAGCGCCAAGAAGAACGCCGAGCGCGAGGCGAAGAAGATCGTCGCGCTCGCCGTGCAGCGTATCGCGTCCGAGCACACGAGCGAGATCTCGGTCTCGTCGGTGGCGCTCCCGAACGACGAGATGAAGGGGCGCATCATCGGGCGCGAGGGGCGGAACATTCGCGCCTTCGAATTGGCGACGGGCGTGGACGTCGTGATCGACGATACGCCGGACACCGTGGTCGTCTCCTGCTTTGACCCCATCCGCCGTGAGATTGCGCGACTGTCGCTGGAAAAGTTGGTGACCGACGGGCGCATCCATCCCGGGCGCATCGAGGAAGTCGTCGCCAAGTCGCGCAAGGAAGTCGAGACGCAGATCGTTGAACTGGGCGAGCAGGCGGCGTATGAAACGGGGACGCACGGGCTGCACCCCGAGATCATCAAGCTCATCGGGCGCATGAAGTGGCGTACGAGCTATGGGCAGAACATCCTCGATCACTCCAAGGAAGTGGCGCACCTGGCGGGGATCATGGCGTCGGAGCTTGGGCTCGACGTCGCCATGGCCAAGCGCGGCGCGCTGCTGCACGACATTGGCAAGGTCCTCACGCACGAGCATGAGGGGACGCACGTGCAGTTGGGCGTCGAGGTGGCGACGAAGTACGGCGAGCACCCGCTGGTGATCAACGCGATCGCCGCGCACCACGACGACGTGCCGCACGAGAGCGAGATCTCGGTGCTGGTGCAGGCGGCCGATGCGATCTCCGGGTCGCGCCCCGGTGCGCGGCGTGAGGCGTTCGAGACGTACGTCAAGCGGCTCGAGGGGCTGGAGAAGATCGCGTCGAGCTACAAGGGGGTTGAGAAGGTCTACGCGATCCAGGCGGGGCGCGAACTGCGCGTGCTGGTCACACCCGACGGGGTGGACGATTTGCGCATGGCGGCGCTGGCCGACGAGATCGCCCGCCGCATCGAGGCCGAGTTGCAGTATCCGGGGCAAATCAAGGTCGTGATCATTCGAGAGACGAGGGCGGTCGATGTCGCTCGCTAG
- the xseA gene encoding exodeoxyribonuclease VII large subunit produces the protein MANAPPDRSHAVPADAAPEPDASLAPGESPAAAISIGTLTRTVKDVLEGAFPPLWVRGEVSNFTKHRNGHWYFSLRDQEASVRCVVWSRDTRRIPAPPDEGMQVVALGQVTMYAARGDLQFSVRTMDAVGDGLWRKAFEQTRERLERDGLLEPARKRPIPFFPRRIAVITSADGAALHDIISVTQRRNRLVELVLIPAVVQGEMAPASLCAALDRVARWGGADLVIIGRGGGSREDLWCFNDEQLARRVAACPVPIISAVGHEVDMSICDLVADWRAPTPSAAAEHAVPVLADLQRGVAGLGRQLQDGASALLRDARRRLAQAARQGGVGARRLVERRHLQLGRLSGQLHALSPLATMARGYTVATTPAGTLVTSVASLTPGDQLQLRLRDGRAVTRVESLHPIDDPTADNGPAAHPATE, from the coding sequence GTGGCAAACGCTCCGCCGGACAGGTCGCATGCGGTCCCGGCGGACGCCGCGCCGGAGCCGGACGCCTCGCTCGCCCCGGGCGAGAGCCCGGCAGCTGCAATCTCGATCGGGACGCTGACGCGGACGGTCAAGGACGTCCTCGAGGGGGCGTTCCCGCCGCTGTGGGTGCGCGGCGAGGTGAGCAACTTCACAAAGCATCGCAACGGGCACTGGTACTTCTCGCTGCGCGACCAGGAGGCGTCGGTGCGCTGCGTCGTCTGGTCGCGCGACACGCGTCGCATCCCGGCGCCGCCCGACGAGGGGATGCAGGTGGTCGCGCTGGGACAGGTCACCATGTACGCGGCGCGTGGCGACCTGCAGTTCAGCGTCAGGACGATGGACGCGGTGGGCGACGGCTTGTGGCGCAAGGCGTTCGAGCAGACGCGCGAGCGGCTGGAGCGCGACGGCCTGCTCGAGCCGGCACGCAAGCGGCCGATCCCGTTCTTCCCGCGGCGCATTGCCGTGATCACCAGCGCCGACGGCGCGGCGCTGCACGACATCATCTCGGTCACGCAGCGGCGCAACCGGCTGGTCGAGCTGGTCCTGATCCCGGCGGTGGTGCAGGGCGAGATGGCGCCGGCCTCGTTATGCGCGGCGCTCGACCGGGTGGCGCGGTGGGGGGGCGCCGACCTGGTGATCATCGGCCGGGGCGGTGGGTCGCGCGAGGACCTGTGGTGCTTCAACGACGAGCAGCTGGCGCGCCGCGTGGCGGCGTGTCCCGTCCCGATCATCTCGGCGGTGGGGCACGAGGTCGACATGTCGATTTGCGACCTGGTGGCCGACTGGCGCGCGCCGACGCCGTCGGCCGCGGCGGAGCATGCGGTGCCGGTCCTGGCCGACCTGCAGCGGGGCGTGGCGGGGCTTGGCCGACAGCTGCAAGACGGGGCATCGGCGCTGCTGCGCGACGCCCGGCGTCGCCTGGCGCAGGCGGCACGGCAGGGTGGGGTGGGGGCGCGCCGGCTGGTGGAGCGCCGCCACTTGCAGCTGGGGCGCCTGTCCGGTCAGCTGCACGCCCTCTCGCCGCTGGCGACGATGGCGCGCGGCTACACCGTGGCCACGACACCGGCGGGAACGCTCGTGACCTCGGTGGCATCGCTCACACCGGGCGACCAGCTGCAACTGCGGCTGCGCGACGGACGGGCCGTGACGCGCGTGGAGTCGCTGCACCCGATCGACGATCCCACCGCGGACAACGGCCCCGCGGCGCACCCTGCAACGGAGTGA